One segment of Triticum aestivum cultivar Chinese Spring chromosome 2A, IWGSC CS RefSeq v2.1, whole genome shotgun sequence DNA contains the following:
- the LOC123189410 gene encoding uncharacterized protein isoform X2 yields the protein MAGVVLQRDRFVCCLESHGHHARAEAKAAATLNALCCALSPAAFAKPCRGAASVAPLLPKGKVKEGACVVLQQLAARIAVSNLQKYAKKFSEMIKDMSPHYNERSELFGS from the exons ATGGCTGG CGTGGTGCTCCAGCGCGACCGCTTCGTGTGCTGCCTCGAGTCGCATGGCCACCATGCCCGCGCCGAGGCGAAGGCCGCTGCCACTCTCAACGCCCTCTGCTGCGCGCTCTCGCCGGCGGCATTTGCAAAGCCTTGTCGTGGCGCTGCAagtgttgcccccctcctccccaagGGCAAGGTGAAGGAAGGTGCATGTGTGGTTCTTCAGCAGCTCGCAGCGAGGATTGCTGTGTCCAACCTGCAGAAGTATGCCAAGAAGTTCTCGGAGAT GATTAAGGACATGTCCCCGCACTACAACGAGAGATCTGAGCTGTTTGGAAGTTAG
- the LOC123189410 gene encoding uncharacterized protein isoform X1: protein MLKIYKTFLLLDNLFPFDQSLLLAYTSVHSVVLQRDRFVCCLESHGHHARAEAKAAATLNALCCALSPAAFAKPCRGAASVAPLLPKGKVKEGACVVLQQLAARIAVSNLQKYAKKFSEMIKDMSPHYNERSELFGS, encoded by the exons ATGTTGAAAATATATAAAACCTTTCTTCTTTTGGATAATTTGTTTCCCTTTGACCAATCTTTGTTACTTGCCTACACATCTGTGCATAGCGTGGTGCTCCAGCGCGACCGCTTCGTGTGCTGCCTCGAGTCGCATGGCCACCATGCCCGCGCCGAGGCGAAGGCCGCTGCCACTCTCAACGCCCTCTGCTGCGCGCTCTCGCCGGCGGCATTTGCAAAGCCTTGTCGTGGCGCTGCAagtgttgcccccctcctccccaagGGCAAGGTGAAGGAAGGTGCATGTGTGGTTCTTCAGCAGCTCGCAGCGAGGATTGCTGTGTCCAACCTGCAGAAGTATGCCAAGAAGTTCTCGGAGAT GATTAAGGACATGTCCCCGCACTACAACGAGAGATCTGAGCTGTTTGGAAGTTAG
- the LOC123189408 gene encoding glutathione hydrolase 1, with the protein MAPGRLRWSAAALVLLFLAAGAAAEAARREVVTSPRGAVAADDERCSKIGRDALRCGGTAVDAAVATSLCLGVVSPASSGIGGGAFMLVRLADGTAVVYDSRETAPLAATKDMYGGNDTLKARGALSIGVPGEIAGLYEAWKRHGKLPWKELVMPAAKLAWAFTVSPYLHMQMKATEAGILGNAGMRAVYASNGAILKVGDVCRNGKLAWTLEAVAERGPAAFYSGPVADLLVKDVKEAGGIMTKEDLEHYQVKVRRPLSQNVMGLTVLSMPPPSAGGAGLMLVLNILAQYGVSGISGSLGIHRLVESLKHYMAVKMNLGDPDFVDVGAVVSDMLSPKFAAELKRTIYDNMTFSPQHYGGRWNILQDHGTSHLSIVDGERNAVSMTSTVNAYFGSLILSPSTGVLLNNEMDDFSMPANTTANTPPPAPNNFVAPLKRPLSSMCPTIVLKDGKLKAAVGASGGSMIPAGTIEVLLNHFAKNMDPLSSVMAPRVYHQLIPNVVQYENWTTVTGDVFLLDAATRGDLLKKGHALKLLAGGTISQLVVHNVEGRGDLTAVSDPRKGGVPAGY; encoded by the exons ATGGCCC CTGGACGCCTACGATGGTCGGCGGCCGCGCTCGTCCTGCTCTTCCTTgccgccggggcggcggcggaggctgcaCGCAGGGAGGTTGTGACCTCGCCGCGCGGCGCCGTGGCGGCCGACGACGAGCGGTGCTCCAAGATCGGGCGTGACGCGCTCCGCTGTGGCGgcaccgccgtggacgccgcagTCGCCACGTCGCTCTGCCTCGGCGTGGTCAGCCCCGCGTCCAGCGGCATCGGCGGGGGCGCGTTCATGCTCGTCAGGCTCGCCGACGGCACGGCCGTCGTTTACGACTCCCGTGAGACCGCGCCGCTGGCGGCTACAAAG GACATGTACGGCGGCAATGACACGCTGAAAGCGAGGGGCGCGCTCTCCATCGGAGTCCCGGGTGAAATCGCGGGCCTCTACGAGGCGTGGAAGCGCCACGGCAAGCTCCCATGGAAGGAGCTGGTGATGCCGGCCGCGAAGCTCGCCTGGGCGTTCACGGTGTCGCCGTACCTCCACATGCAGATGAAAGCGACCGAAGCTGGCATCCTCGGCAACGCCGGGATGCGGGCCGTGTACGCCTCCAACGGGGCGATCCTCAAGGTCGGCGACGTGTGCCGCAACGGCAAGCTCGCGTGGACGCTCGAGGCCGTCGCGGAGAGAGGGCCGGCCGCGTTCTACAGTGGCCCGGTGGCGGACCTGCTGGTCAAGGACGTGAAGGAGGCCGGAGGGATCATGACCAAGGAGGACCTGGAGCATTATCAGGTCAAGGTGCGCCGGCCGCTCTCGCAGAATGTCATGGGGCTTACCGTGCTCAGCATGCCTCCTCCTTCTGCCGGTGGTGCCGGCCTCATGCTG GTTTTGAACATCCTGGCTCAGTATGGAGTTTCTGGTATTTCTGGCTCTCTTGGGATTCATCGCCTTGTTGAGTCCTTGAAACATTACATGGCAGTGAAGATGAATCTTGGAGATCCCGACTTTGTTGATGTTGGTGCGGTTGTCTCTGATATGCTCTCCCCCAAGTTTGCTGCTGAGCTGAAGAGAACGATTTATGATAATATGACATTTTCACCTCAACATTATGGAGGAAG GTGGAACATCCTTCAGGACCACGGGACCAGCCACCTATCCATCGTGGACGGCGAGAGGAACGCCGTCTCGATGACGAGCACCGTCAACGCCTACTTCGGATCCCTGATCCTGTCCCCGAGCACAGGCGTTCTGCTCAACAATGAGATGGACGACTTCTCCATGCCGGCGAACACCACCGCGAACACTCCACCGCCGGCCCCCAACAACTTCGTGGCCCCTCTGAAGCGCCCCCTCTCCTCCATGTGTCCAACCATCGTTCTCAAG GATGGGAAGCTGAAGGCCGCGGTGGGCGCCAGCGGCGGGAGCATGATCCCTGCCGGGACGATCGAGGTGCTCCTCAACCACTTCGCCAAGAACATGGATCCGTTGTCCTCTGTCATGGCGCCGCGAGTTTATCACCAG CTGATCCCGAATGTGGTTCAGTACGAGAACTGGACGACGGTGACCGGCGACGTATTCTTGCTGGACGCAGCGACGAGAGGCGACCTGCTGAAGAAGGGCCACGCCCTGAAGCTCCTCGCCGGGGGAACCATAAGCCAGCTCGTGGTGCACAACGTCGAGGGCCGCGGGGACCTGACCGCCGTGAGCGATCCCAGGAAAGGCGGCGTCCCGGCGGGGTACTGA